The Mixophyes fleayi isolate aMixFle1 chromosome 1, aMixFle1.hap1, whole genome shotgun sequence genome includes a region encoding these proteins:
- the APC gene encoding adenomatous polyposis coli protein isoform X3, producing MAAASYDQLLKQVEALKMENTNLRQELEDNSNHLTKLESEASNMKEVLKQLQGSIEDEAMASSGQIDLLERLKELNLDGSNFPGVKMKSKMSLRSFGSREGSLSGHSGECSPVPMGSFPRRGFANGSKESAGYMEELEKERSLLIAELEKEEKEKDWYYAQLQNLTKRIDGLPLTENFSLQTDMTRRQLEFEARQIRAAMEEQLGTCQDMEKRAQLRVARIQQIEKDLFRMRQVLQSQTAESERVPQSKSDAGSRDAKKPLDGQGTSETATGSAAGNGQVKENGTSARVDHETASVMSSNSTYSVPRRLTSHLGTKVEMVYSLLSMLGTHDKDDMSRTLLAMSSSQDSCIAMRQSGCLPLLIQLLHGNDKDSVLLGNSRGSKEARARASAALHNIIHSQPDDKRGRREIRVLHLLEQIRAYCETCWEWQEAHEQGMDQDKNPMPAPVEHQICPAVCVLMKLSFDEEHRHAMNELGGLQAIAELLHVDCEMYGLINDHYSVTLRRYAGMALTNLTFGDVANKATLCSMKSCMRALVAQLKSESEDLQQVIASVLRNLSWRADINSKKTLREVGSVKALTECALQVKKESTLKSVLSALWNLSAHCTENKADICSVDGALAFLVGTLTYRSQTNTLAIIESGGGILRNVSSLIATNEDHRQILRENNCLQTLLQHLKSHSLTIVSNACGTLWNLSARNSKDQEGLWDMGAVSMLKNLIHSKHKMIAMGSAAALRNLMANRPAKYKDTNIMSPGSSVPSLHVRKQKALEAELDAQHLSETFDNIDNLSPKTSHRNKQRHKQSLYSEYVLDSSRHDDSVCRSDNFSPSNLTVLSPYVNATVLPATSSRQAGDGNRTEKDRERPGLNTYHSTSDGNSSKRIGLQLTTTAQIAKVMDEVSNIHLAQEDRNSGSPSEIHSASDERTSRKTTSNHSHTNAYNFTKGENSNRTCPVSYMKMEYKMSSNDSLNSVSSTDGYGKRGQVKPSVESYSEDDEGKFCSYGQYPAGLAHKIHSANHMDDNDTELDTPINYSLKYSDEQLNSGRQSPTQNDRWARPKHVIDNEMKQNEQRQARNPKTPYTAFTEGKEEKHKKFSPHFAQTENASSYRARAPNTQGEQIRANSNVGINQKTNKPHCQAEVYDIDKTTNFSERYSEGEQQEEEEEEQQVSFSITSYNQEEIHIEQPIDYSRKYPSDVPPSTQKQSFSFSKNSSKQRSKKDHASSSNNTPNPSPNANRQTQLHPNSAQTRSGQNRQKQTSSKPSSINQETIQTYCVEDTPICFSRCSSLSSLSSAEDEIDGRERSAQGAGGSNTLQITELKGSRDAATKEGASSETRSAPHHIRTKTSRLQTSTLSPSDASRHKSVEFSSGAKSPSKSGAQTPKSPPEHYVQETPLMFSRCTSVSSLDSFESHSIASSVQSEPCSGMVSGIISPSDLPDSPGQTMPPSRSKTPPPSQAEQEKRDGNKTNVRSNAEERESVTKQTAVHAAVQRVQMLQEADTLLHFATETTPDGFSCASSLSALSLDEPYIPKDVELTIMPPVFENDQGNETESEKSKEASDQHEKKEEKQAEPEKDMLDDTDDDIDILEECIISAMPTKSSRKTKKVSQPNASKSAPPPTARKPSQLPVYKLLPPQNRLQAQKHVSFTHADDMPKVYCVEGTPINFSTATSLSDLTIESPPNELTNNDHAHAIPVCSDFEKRDAIPTEGRSTDDAEASKKSNTTASGLDDDKTEEGDILAECIHSAMPKGKSHKPYRVKKIMDQVNHTSAPANRNPQESEKKPTSPVKPMPQPSGRSKKNADPKLSLGHEKPYGDPRKQNVKNLRETNDKLPNNEDRAKGSFAFDSPHHYTPIEGTPYCFSRNDSLSSLDFDEDDVDLSREKEELRKGKETKEIDTRAENKNHSSNQSPGQGHQGQKNTACRGPSKSLLQKQASFPPASKVQDRGGASDEKMQNFAIENTPVCFSRNSSLSSLSDIDQENNNKEIESTKDNEPSDSQIALRRPQTSGYAPKSFHVEDTPVCFSRNSSLSSLSIDSEDDLLQECISSAMPKKKKPSKTKSEKVRSNSIGGILAEEPDLALQLRDLQSPDSENTFSPDSENFDWKAIQEGANSIVSRLHQAAAAVSLSRQGSSDSDSILSLKSGISLGSPFHLTLDKEEKSTPINKGPRILKPGEKSSVQNKKNDEEPKSIKGGKKVYKSMITGKSRSSSDFSSQCKQPVQANMPSISRGRTMIHIPGVRASSPSTSPVLKKVPVLKNTPSKSSNDNSTSSPRGQKMLKSEPSHNNRQAATPVGPSKVPSRSGSRDTTPSRPSPQPLSRPMQSPGRSSISPGKNGISPPNKFSQLPRTSSPSTASTKSSGSGRMSYTSPGRQLSQQNLNKQSNLPKTPSGIPRSESASKSLNQNANTGLSKKVELSRMSSTKSSGSESDRSERPALVRQSTFIKEAPSPTLRRKLEESASFESLSSSSRADSPTRSQTQTPVLSPSLPDMSLSTHSIQTGGWRKMPPNLNAPSEHVDIRKRHDISRSHSESPSRLPITRSGTWKREHSKHSSSLPRVSTWRRTGSSSSILSASSESSEKAKSEDEKQPTCFFPGSISNSDCPSSAKGTWRKIKESEILDTTSNRTSNTLAESSNTLETKTVYQMAPAVSKTEDVWVRIEDCPINNPRSGKSPTGNFPPVIENVSEQGEKVEEVKDSQGRHNSGNGNGPSLENRQKSFIKVDGLDIKGTDPKPVINSQPTGQETNENSVTERTPFSSSSSSKHSSPSGTVAARVTPFNYNPSPRKSNGDSSTSRPSQIPTPVTTNTKKRDSKGEATDSSGSQSPKRHSGSYLVTSV from the exons GTCTTTACTTATTGCTGAGCTTGAAaaggaagaaaaagagaaagattgGTACTATGCCCAACTACAAAATCTCACTAAAAGAATCGATGGCCTTCCTCTTACTGAAAAC TTTTCTCTACAAACTGACATGACCAGAAGACAATTGGAGTTTGAGGCCAGACAGATCAGAGCTGCAATGGAGGAACAACTGGGGACCTGTCAGGACATGGAGAAACGAGCACAG CTGAGAGTGGCAAGAATCCAGCAAATTGAAAAAGACCTGTTCCGGATGCGGCAGGTGTTACAGTCCCAAACTGCAGAATCGGAG AGGGTGCCGCAGAGCAAGAGCGATGCTGGCAGCAGGGATGCAAAAAAGCCTCTTGATGGACAAGGGACCTCGGAGACTGCTACAGGCAGCGCTGCTGGAAACGGGCAGGTGAaagaaaat GGCACAAGCGCTCGAGTGGATCATGAGACTGCCAGTGTTATGAGCTCTAACAGTACCTACTCCGTTCCACGAAGGCTGACTAGTCATCTGGGTACCAAG GTGGAAATGGTATATTCCCTTCTATCTATGCTTGGTACCCATGACAAGGATGATATGTCCCGCACGCTTCTAGCCATGTCAAGCTCACAGGATAGTTGTATCGCCATGCGCCAATCTGGATGTCTTCCTCTCCTTATCCAATTACTACATGGCAACGATAAAGACTCTGTGCTTCTGGGGAACTCCCGGGGAAGTAAAGAAGCACGTGCCCGAGCCAGCGCAGCCCTCCATAACATCATTCACTCTCAACCCGATGAcaagagggggaggagagaaatcCGAGTCCTGCACCTTTTGGAACAGATTCGGGCCTACTGTGAAACTTGCTGGGAATGGCAGGAGGCACACGAGCAAGGAATGGACCAGGACAAAAATCCAA TGCCTGCACCTGTGGAACATCAGATCTGTCCTGCAGTGTGTGTACTGATGAAGCTCTCCTTTGATGAAGAACACAGACATGCAATGAATGAACTTG GGGGATTGCAGGCTATTGCAGAGCTTTTACACGTGGATTGTGAAATGTATGGACTTATTAATGACCACTATAGTGTTACCCTACGTCGTTATGCTGGCATGGCATTGACAAATCTGACTTTTGGAGATGTAGCCAACAAG GCCACGTTGTGTTCGATGAAAAGCTGTATGCGAGCTCTTGTAGCCCAGCTGAAGTCAGAAAGTGAAGATTTGCAACAG GTCATTGCAAGTGTGCTCCGGAATCTGTCCTGGAGAGCAGATATAAATAGCAAAAAGACTTTGCGAGAAGTTGGGAGTGTGAAAGCATTGACGGAATGTGCACTTCAGGTTAAGAAG GAGTCCACATTGAAGAGTGTACTAAGTGCCTTGTGGAATCTGTCTGCTCACTGCACAGAGAACAAAGCAGATATATGTTCTGTGGATGGGGCACTGGCTTTCTTAGTTGGCACATTAACTTACCGAAGTCAGACCAACACACTGGCTATCATTGAGAGTGGAGGTGGAATACTGCGCAATGTGTCCAGTTTGATTGCCACTAATGAAGACCACAG gCAAATTCTGAGAGAGAACAACTGTTTGCAGACCTTATTACAGCACTTAAAATCTCACAGCTTGACTATTGTCAGTAACGCTTGTGGGACCTTGTGGAATTTATCTGCACGAAATTCTAAAGATCAGGAAGGTCTCTGGGATATGGGTGCTGTCAGTATGCTCAAAAACCTCATCCATTCAAAGCACAAAATGATCGCAATGGGCAGTGCAGCAGCCTTAAGGAATCTAATGGCAAACAGACCTGCCAAATATAAAGACACCAATATCATGTCTCCAGGCTCTAGTGTCCCATCTCTTCATGTTCGGAAGCAGAAAGCATTGGAAGCAGAGCTTGATGCACAGCATTTGTCTGAAACTTTCGACAACATTGATAACTTAAGTCCCAAGACATCTCATCGCAATAAGCAGAGACATAAGCAGAGTTTGTACAGTGAATATGTTCTGGACTCCAGTAGACATGACGATTCCGTTTGCCGGTCCGACAACTTTAGCCCAAGCAATTTAACTGTTCTTTCTCCATATGTAAATGCAACTGTGTTGCCAGCAACATCTTCCAGGCAAGCTGGCGATGGTAACAGGACAGAAAAGGACAGGGAAAGGCCAGGACTAAATACATACCATTCTACCAGTGATGGAAACTCGTCCAAACGTATTGGATTACAACTTACAACTACTGCTCAGATTGCTAAAGTTATGGATGAGGTTTCAAACATTCACCTAGCCCAAGAGGACAGAAATTCTGGGTCTCCTTCAGAAATCCACAGTGCTTCAGATGAACGAACTTCTAGAAAGACTACTTCTAACCATTCCCATACAAATGCCTACAATTTCACCAAAGGAGAAAATTCCAACAGGACATGCCCTGTGTCGTATATGAAAATGGAGTATAAAATGTCATCAAACGATAGTTTAAACAGTGTTAGCAGCACTGATGGCTATGGAAAACGTGGTCAAGTAAAACCATCTGTTGAGTCATACTCTGAAGATGATGAGGGTAAATTTTGCAGTTATGGACAGTATCCTGCAGGTCTAGCACACAAAATACACAGTGCTAATCACATGGACGATAATGACACTGAACTGGACACTCCAATAAATTATAGCTTGAAATATtcagatgaacaattgaattctGGCAGGCAAAGCCCAACACAAAATGATAGATGGGCAAGACCAAAACATGTAATAGATAATGAAATGAAACAAAATGAGCAAAGGCAGGCTAGAAACCCTAAAACACCTTATACTGCATTCACTGAAGGCAAGGAGGAGAAACACAAAAAATTCTCCCCACATTTTGCGCAGACGGAAAATGCTTCTTCATATAGAGCAAGGGCCCCAAACACTCAAGGAGAGCAGATACGAGCAAATTCCAATGTTGGTATAAATCAGAAGACCAATAAACCTCATTGTCAGGCTGAAGTCTATGACATTGACAAAACAACAAATTTCAGTGAACGATATTCTGAGGgagagcagcaggaggaggaggaggaagaacagCAAGTAAGTTTCAGTATTACCTCTTATAACCAAGAGGAGATTCACATTGAGCAGCCTATTGACTACAGTCGTAAGTACCCATCCGATGTTCCACCATCGACACAGAAGCAATCGTTCTCTTTTTCAAAGAACTCTTCCAAGCAAAGGTCTAAAAAAGATCATGCATCATCCAGCAACAACACACCAAACCCATCACCAAACGCAAACAGACAGACTCAACTTCATCCTAACTCTGCTCAAACACGAAGTGGACAAAATAGACAAAAACAAACCTCAAGTAAACCCTCTTCAATTAACCAAGAAACTATACAAACCTATTGTGTTGAAGATACACCTATATGTTTTTCAAGATGCAGTTCTCTTTCATCCTTGTCTTCTGCTGAAGATGAAATTGATGGGCGTGAAAGAAGTGCCCAGGGAGCAGGTGGGAGTAACACACTTCAAATAACTGAACTTAAGGGAAGCAGAGATGCTGCTACAAAAGAAGGTGCATCAAGTGAAACTCGTTCTGCACCACATCATATACGTACCAAAACAAGCAGACTACAAACGTCTACCTTATCGCCTTCAGATGCTTCAAGGCATAAATCAGTTGAGTTTTCTTCAGGTGCTAAATCGCCCTCAAAAAGTGGTGCTCAGACACCTAAAAGTCCTCCAGAACATTATGTCCAGGAGACACCTTTAATGTTCAGCAGATGTACTTCTGTAAGTTCATTGGATAGTTTTGAAAGTCATTCAATAGCCAGCTCTGTGCAAAGTGAGCCATGCAGTGGTATGGTTAGCGGTATTATAAGTCCAAGTGATCTTCCAGACAGCCCAGGGCAAACAATGCCACCAAGCAGAAGCAAAACTCCTCCACCCTCTCAGGCAGAGCAAGAGAAGAGAGATGGAAATAAAACTAATGTAAGAAGTAATGCTGAGGAAAGGGAATCGGTGACCAAACAAACTGCTGTACATGCAGCGGTTCAGAGAGTTCAGATGCTTCAGGAAGCCGATACCTTATTGCACTTTGCTACTGAGACCACACCAGATGGATTTTCTTGTGCTTCAAGTCTCAGTGCTCTTAGTCTGGATGAGCCATATATCCCTAAAGATGTAGAACTtacaattatgcccccagtattTGAAAATGATCAAGGTAATGAGACAGAGTCTGAAAAGTCCAAAGAAGCTTCTGACCAGcatgagaagaaagaagagaaacaagCAGAACCAGAAAAAGACATGCTggatgatacagatgatgataTTGACATATTAGAGGAGTGTATTATATCTGCCATGCCTACAAAATCATCAAGGAAAACAAAGAAAGTATCCCAACCAAATGCTTCAAAATCAGCTCCTCCTCCTACTGCAAGGAAACCAAGCCAGCTACCAGTGTATAAACTACTTCCTCCTCAAAATAGATTACAGGCTCAAAAGCATGTTAGTTTCACCCATGCAGACGATATGCCTAAAGTGTATTGTGTAGAAGGCACACCAATAAATTTTTCTACAGCAACGTCGCTCAGTGATCTCACAATAGAATCCCCACCAAATGAATTGACAAATAATGATCATGCACATGCCATACCTGTTTGTTCAGACTTTGAAAAGAGGGACGCTATTCCTACTGAGGGTAGGAGTACAGATGATGCAGAAGCAAGTAAAAAGTCAAATACCACTGCATCAGGGCTAGACGATGATAAAACAGAGGAAGGGGATATTCTTGCCGAGTGCATACATTCTGCAATGCCTAAAGGTAAAAGCCACAAACCCTATAGAGTTAAAAAGATTATGGATCAGGTTAACCATACATCTGCACCTGCAAATAGAAATCCTCAAGAAAGTGAAAAGAAGCCAACCTCCCCAGTGAAACCAATGCCACAACCAAGTGGGCGTTCAAAGAAAAACGCTGATCCAAAATTGAGTTTAGGACATGAAAAACCCTATGGTGACCCAAGGAAGCAGAATGTTAAAAATCTGAGAGAGACTAATGACAAACTTCCCAACAATGAAGATCGCGCAAAAGGAAGCTTTGCTTTCGATTCTCCTCACCACTATACCCCGATTGAGGGCACGCCCTACTGTTTTTCAAGGAATGATTCACTAAGTTCATTAGactttgatgaggatgatgttgaccTTTCCAGAGAAAAGGAAGAGCTGCGGAAAGGAAAGGAAACAAAGGAAATTGACACAAGGGCAGAGAACAAGAATCATTCCTCAAACCAGTCACCAGGACAGGGACATCAAGGTCAAAAGAATACAGCATGCAGGGGCCCATCTAAATCATTGCTGCAAAAGCAAGCTTCATTTCCACCTGCATCCAAAGTTCAAGACAGGGGAGGAGCATCTGACGAGAAAATGCAGAATTTTGCAATTGAAAATACACCTGTCTGCTTTTCTCGCAACTCATCTCTGAGTTCATTAAGCGACATTGACCAAGAAAACAATAACAAAGAAATTGAGTCAACAAAAGATAATGAACCTTCTGACTCACAGATAGCATTGCGTAGACCTCAAACTTCAGGCTATGCGCCCAAGTCATTTCATGTTGAAGATACCCCAGTTTGTTTTTCTCGAAACAGTTCTCTTAGTTCTTTAAGTATTGACTCTGAAGATGATCTGCTGCAGGAATGCATAAGTTCTGCAATGCCAAAGAAGAAAAAGCCCTCAAAAACCAAAAGTGAGAAGGTTCGTTCAAATAGCATTGGTGGAATTCTTGCTGAGGAACCTGATCTTGCGCTACAGCTAAGAGATCTGCAAAGTCCTGATTCTGAAAATACATTCTCTCCAGATTCCGAAAACTTTGATTGGAAAGCAATTCAGGAAGGTGCCAATTCGATTGTCAGTCGATTAcatcaagctgctgctgctgtttcatTGTCTCGGCAAGGTTCTtctgattctgattcaattctTTCATTAAAGTCAGGCATTTCCTTGGGCTCTCCTTTCCATCTTACACTAGACAAGGAAGAAAAATCCACCCCAATAAACAAAGGACCAAGAATTTTAAAGCCTGGAGAGAAGAGCTCCGTACAAAACAAGAAAAACGATGAAGAGCCTAAAAGCATAAAAGGGGGAAAGAAAGTATATAAAAGTATGATTACAGGAAAATCTCGTTCCAGCTCTGACTTTTCAAGTCAGTGTAAACAGCCAGTACAAGCCAATATGCCTTCAATTTCTCGTGGTAGAACAATGATCCATATTCCTGGAGTCCGTGCAAGTTCTCCAAGCACTAGCCCTGTTTTAAAGAAAGTTCCTGTTCTAAAAAATACACCATCTAAAAGTTCCAATGACAACTCAACTAGTTCCCCTAGAGGACAAAAAATGTTGAAATCTGAACCATCACACAATAACAGACAGGCAGCTACACCAGTAGGACCAAGTAAAGTACCTTCCAGATCAGGATCAAGAGACACTACTCCTTCAAGGCCGTCTCCACAACCATTAAGTAGACCTATGCAGTCCCCTGGTCGAAGCTCAATTTCACCAGGCAAAAATGGAATAAGTCCACCCAACAAGTTCTCTCAGTTGCCAAGAACATCTTCTCCTAGCACAGCCTCCACTAAGTCATCTGGTTCAGGAAGAATGTCATATACATCTCCAGGTAGGCAGTTAAGTCAGCAGAACCTGAACAAGCAATCCAATCTGCCCAAAACACCCAGTGGTATTCCAAGAAGCGAGTCTGCATCAAAGAGCTTAAACCAAAATGCAAACACTGGATTGAGTAAGAAAGTAGAGTTGTCTAGAATGTCCTCAACAAAGTCTAGTGGAAGCGAATCTGATAGATCGGAGAGACCTGCTTTAGTACGTCAGTCTACTTTTATTAAGGAAGCACCTAGTCCTACATTAAGGAGAAAATTAGAGGAGTCTGCATCTTTCGAGTCCTTGTCGTCTTCATCAAGAGCAGATTCCCCAACACGATCTCAGACTCAGACACCAGTTTTAAGCCCATCTCTTCCTGATATGTCGTTATCAACTCATTCTATACAAACTGGGGGCTGGAGGAAAATGCCTCCAAATCTGAATGCTCCCTCAGAACATGTTGACATCAGAAAGCGTCATGACATAAGTCGGTCACATTCAGAGTCACCATCCAGGCTTCCGATTACACGATCAGGCACTTGGAAACGTGAGCACAGTAAGCATTCTTCATCACTTCCGCGTGTTAGTACTTGGCGAAGGACTGGAAGCTCATCTTCAATTTTGTCTGCTTCTTCTGAATCTAGTGAGAAAGCAAAGAGTGAAGATGAAAAGCAGCCGACCTGTTTCTTTCCGGGGTCTATATCTAACTCAGACTGTCCATCATCGGCAAAAGGAACTTGGAGAAAAATAAAGGAGAGTGAAATCCTTGATACGACAAGTAACAGAACTTCAAACACACTTGCTGAGTCTAGCAACACACTAGAAACTAAAACCGTATACCAGATGGCACCAGCTGTCTCCAAAACAGAGGATGTATGGGTAAGAATTGAGGACTGCCCAATCAATAACCCTAGATCAGGAAAATCCCCTACTGGGAATTTTCCCCCagtaattgaaaatgtttcagagcAGGGGGAAAAGGTTGAGGAGGTAAAGGACTCCCAAGGAAGGCATAATTCAGGGAATGGGAATGGGCCTTCACTGGAAAATAGGCAGAAATCTTTTATTAAAGTGGATGGTTTGGATATAAAGGGGACTGACCCAAAACCTGTTATAAACAGTCAGCCTACAGGGCAAGAGACAAATGAAAATTCTGTTACAGAGCGTACACCATTTAGCTCGAGCAGTTCAAGCAAACACAGCTCACCAAGTGGGACTGTAGCAGCACGTGTCACTCCATTTAACTATAACCCTAGCCCCAGGAAAAGTAATGGAGACAGTAGTACATCTCGACCATCCCAGATCCCAACACCAGTGACTACAAATACAAAGAAAAGGGACTCAAAAGGTGAAGCCACAGACTCTAGTGGGTCTCAAAGCCCCAAAAGACATTCTGGGTCTTATCTGGTGACTTCTGTTTGA